One genomic segment of [Phormidium] sp. ETS-05 includes these proteins:
- a CDS encoding ParB/RepB/Spo0J family partition protein: MNYDRKKFARVPEMDSQPLPSEAVRLLSPEQLLLSSQQPRSSFNPVSMQWLVTSIRERGILHPLVVRPLGDKYEIVCGERRYRAALELGLTSIPVTVRVLGDAEALQCALMENLQRDDLNPIEETDRIVQFLSLRLGCTVAQVTSRLYQLDNQARRLATQSALGKTEAAGGVTQSALGSSDREIVEQVFAEVGRINWRSFVSTRLPLLKLPPEILEAIRSGRIEYTKAKEIAKLKSEAERVALLAEAIAKPLTLRELQKLVKEKKAPREYGEVEAEMQGISRRFSKFKAWGNSDKRQKIESLMKEMLEMLLSEEGE; encoded by the coding sequence TTGAATTACGATAGAAAAAAGTTTGCGCGAGTGCCAGAAATGGATTCACAGCCGCTACCATCTGAAGCCGTGCGGTTGCTTTCCCCAGAGCAGCTTTTGCTTTCGTCCCAGCAACCCCGGTCTTCTTTTAATCCGGTCTCGATGCAGTGGCTAGTCACGAGCATCCGGGAAAGAGGCATCCTCCATCCCTTGGTGGTGCGACCACTTGGGGATAAGTATGAAATCGTCTGTGGGGAGCGCCGGTATCGAGCCGCTCTGGAGTTGGGGTTAACTTCTATCCCGGTCACAGTTAGGGTTTTGGGCGATGCCGAAGCGCTACAGTGCGCTTTGATGGAGAACTTGCAGCGCGATGATTTGAATCCAATTGAGGAAACCGATCGCATTGTGCAGTTCTTGTCCCTGCGACTGGGATGCACTGTGGCACAAGTTACCTCCCGGCTCTACCAGTTGGATAATCAAGCCAGAAGGTTGGCTACCCAAAGCGCTTTGGGTAAGACGGAGGCGGCGGGGGGAGTTACCCAAAGCGCTTTGGGTAGCTCTGACCGGGAAATAGTAGAGCAGGTGTTTGCGGAGGTGGGACGAATCAACTGGCGTTCTTTCGTGAGTACGAGGCTCCCGCTGCTGAAGCTACCGCCGGAGATTCTGGAAGCGATCCGCTCCGGGAGGATTGAGTACACGAAAGCGAAGGAGATTGCCAAGCTGAAGTCGGAGGCGGAGCGGGTGGCGCTGTTGGCGGAGGCGATCGCAAAACCGCTCACCCTGCGTGAGTTGCAAAAGCTGGTGAAGGAGAAAAAAGCGCCGAGAGAGTATGGGGAAGTGGAAGCCGAGATGCAAGGCATTTCCCGGAGATTCAGTAAGTTTAAGGCGTGGGGTAACTCCGATAAGCGGCAAAAAATCGAATCTTTGATGAAAGAGATGCTAGAAATGCTGTTGTCTGAGGAGGGGGAGTGA
- a CDS encoding nucleotidyltransferase family protein, with product MKLKQMLQEHREAILQIADQHGAFNVRIFGSVARGEETEHSDIDFLIDYDLSRISPWFPGGLLMDLEELLHSKVDIVTDKGLSPLIRERVLKEAQPL from the coding sequence ATGAAACTGAAGCAAATGTTACAGGAACACCGAGAGGCGATTCTGCAAATAGCCGATCAGCATGGAGCATTTAACGTGCGGATATTTGGTTCTGTTGCCAGAGGTGAAGAAACAGAACATAGTGATATTGATTTTTTAATCGATTACGATTTATCTAGAATTTCCCCTTGGTTTCCCGGTGGATTATTGATGGATTTAGAAGAATTACTGCACTCCAAAGTTGATATTGTCACAGATAAAGGGTTGAGTCCCTTAATTAGAGAAAGAGTTTTAAAAGAGGCGCAACCATTATGA
- a CDS encoding NADH-quinone oxidoreductase subunit J, producing the protein MNLAEGVQIVSFGLLALMMIGSALGVVLLSNIVHSAFLLGGVFISMAGLFLLLNADFVAAAQVLIYVGSVNVLILFAIMLVNKGEEFKPFPNAWIRKGLTAVVCVGLFALLAGMVFSTPWALGPVPPAGYNSTEAIGQHFFSDFLLPFELASVLLLIAMVGAIVLARREFLNDGELPGDEPTVLTLPERPREPVGSLGGSSDS; encoded by the coding sequence GTGAATTTAGCAGAAGGCGTTCAAATTGTTTCGTTTGGCTTGTTAGCTTTGATGATGATTGGCTCAGCTCTGGGAGTGGTGCTGTTGTCTAATATCGTCCATAGTGCATTTTTGCTCGGGGGCGTGTTTATTAGCATGGCGGGGCTGTTTCTGCTGCTGAATGCTGATTTTGTGGCGGCGGCGCAAGTGCTGATTTATGTGGGTTCGGTGAATGTGCTGATTTTGTTTGCCATTATGTTGGTGAACAAGGGTGAGGAGTTTAAGCCTTTCCCCAATGCCTGGATCCGCAAGGGTTTGACGGCGGTGGTTTGTGTGGGCTTGTTCGCTTTGCTGGCGGGGATGGTGTTTTCTACCCCTTGGGCTCTTGGTCCTGTGCCACCCGCTGGTTACAATTCCACTGAGGCGATCGGCCAGCATTTCTTCAGTGACTTTTTGCTCCCCTTTGAACTGGCTTCGGTGTTGTTGTTGATTGCAATGGTGGGGGCGATCGTCCTGGCTCGCCGCGAGTTCTTGAATGATGGCGAATTGCCCGGTGACGAACCCACGGTTTTAACCTTACCGGAGCGTCCACGGGAACCAGTAGGCTCCCTCGGTGGCAGCAGCGACAGTTAA
- a CDS encoding NAD(+) kinase gives MELKQVIIAHKAGDPLSKRRAEDCARQLEKRGCHVLMGPSGLKDNPYPVFLASAAGRIDLAIVLGGDGTALAAARQLSSDGIPILAVNVGGHLGFLTEPTELFHDTEAVWDRLERDLYAVQLRMMLQASVFEGGRENMEPASDRFLALNEMCVKPASVDRMPTSILEMEIDGEIVDQYQGDGLIVATPTGSTCYTASASGPIMHPGMKAISVTPICPLSLSSRPLVLPPGSVVSIWPLKDYDLSTKLWTDGVLGTSIWPGHRVDVRMADCDARFIILRENYSYYQTLREKLMWAGARIRYNNNHRN, from the coding sequence GTGGAACTGAAACAAGTTATTATTGCGCATAAGGCGGGAGACCCTCTGAGCAAGCGGCGGGCGGAAGACTGCGCTAGGCAGTTGGAAAAGCGCGGTTGTCACGTGTTGATGGGTCCGAGTGGTTTAAAGGATAATCCTTATCCGGTATTTTTGGCGTCGGCGGCGGGTCGGATTGATTTGGCGATCGTCCTGGGTGGAGATGGGACGGCTCTGGCGGCGGCTCGTCAGCTATCGAGTGATGGGATTCCGATTTTGGCGGTGAATGTGGGGGGACATTTGGGGTTTCTCACGGAACCAACGGAGTTGTTTCACGATACTGAGGCGGTTTGGGACCGTCTGGAGCGGGATTTGTATGCGGTGCAGTTGCGGATGATGCTGCAAGCGTCGGTGTTTGAGGGGGGAAGGGAAAATATGGAACCGGCGAGCGATCGGTTTCTGGCGTTGAATGAGATGTGTGTGAAACCGGCTTCGGTCGATCGGATGCCGACTTCGATTTTAGAGATGGAAATCGATGGGGAGATTGTGGACCAGTATCAGGGGGATGGGTTGATTGTGGCGACTCCCACCGGTTCGACTTGTTACACCGCATCGGCGAGCGGACCGATTATGCACCCAGGGATGAAGGCAATCTCTGTGACTCCCATCTGTCCTTTGAGTTTATCCAGTCGTCCCCTGGTTTTACCTCCCGGTTCTGTAGTCAGTATTTGGCCGTTAAAAGATTATGACTTGAGTACAAAACTGTGGACTGATGGGGTTTTGGGGACTTCCATCTGGCCGGGACATCGAGTGGATGTGCGCATGGCTGATTGTGACGCTCGGTTTATCATTTTGCGGGAAAATTATTCTTATTACCAGACTTTACGGGAAAAACTGATGTGGGCTGGGGCGAGAATTCGCTACAACAATAATCACCGTAATTAA
- the ndhI gene encoding NAD(P)H-quinone oxidoreductase subunit I: MKFLKQVSDYTKETVQAAKFIGQGLSVTFDHMRRRPVTVQYPYEKLIPSERYRGRIHFEFDKCISCEVCVRVCPINLPVVDWEFDKATKKKKLKHYSIDFGVCIFCANCVEYCPTNCLSATEEYELASYDRHELNYDNVAMGRLPYKVTDDPMVTPMRELAYLPKGVLDPHDLPADALRAGKRPEEIAEQ, encoded by the coding sequence CTGAAGTTCCTCAAACAAGTTAGCGACTACACCAAAGAAACGGTGCAGGCGGCTAAGTTCATTGGTCAAGGTCTGTCGGTGACTTTTGACCATATGCGCCGCCGTCCGGTGACGGTGCAATATCCCTACGAGAAGCTGATTCCTTCAGAAAGGTATCGGGGCCGGATTCACTTTGAATTCGATAAGTGCATCTCCTGCGAAGTCTGCGTCCGGGTTTGCCCTATCAACTTGCCGGTGGTGGACTGGGAGTTTGATAAGGCAACTAAGAAAAAGAAGCTGAAGCACTACAGTATTGATTTCGGGGTTTGCATTTTCTGCGCCAACTGTGTGGAATATTGCCCCACTAATTGTCTGTCGGCGACGGAAGAGTATGAGCTGGCGTCATACGATCGCCACGAGTTGAACTACGATAACGTGGCGATGGGCCGCCTGCCATACAAAGTCACTGATGACCCGATGGTGACACCGATGCGGGAACTGGCTTACTTGCCTAAAGGTGTTCTCGACCCCCACGACCTCCCCGCTGATGCGCTTCGTGCGGGCAAGCGTCCCGAGGAAATTGCTGAGCAGTAG
- the nuoK gene encoding NADH-quinone oxidoreductase subunit NuoK, with product MQVEYFLVLAAALFCIGIYGVIVSRNTVRVLMSIELLLNAVNLNLMAFSNYLDGDGIKGQVFTVFVLTVAAAEAAVGLAILLAIYRNRYTVDMEQFNLLKW from the coding sequence TTGCAAGTTGAGTATTTTTTGGTGTTGGCCGCAGCTTTGTTTTGTATCGGAATTTACGGAGTGATTGTTAGCCGTAATACCGTGCGGGTTTTGATGTCGATTGAACTGCTGTTAAATGCGGTTAATCTTAATCTGATGGCTTTTTCCAATTATCTGGATGGCGATGGGATTAAAGGCCAAGTTTTTACCGTGTTTGTGCTGACGGTGGCGGCGGCTGAAGCTGCCGTGGGTTTGGCAATTTTGTTGGCTATCTATCGCAACCGCTATACGGTGGATATGGAGCAGTTTAATCTGCTGAAGTGGTAG